CGGAGAGGTTGGCGAGGAACGGCGCCGAGTACTGCCACGTGAGGAGCAGGTCGGCCCACCGCCGGACGGCGCCGGTGCCGGCGGGGAGGGAGCGGGAGCGGCGGTCCCAGACGAGCGCGCCCCGGCGCATGAGCGCGTTGGTGGCGCCCCACACCAGGCCCACCGCCACCATGCTCGCCGCGTCGCCGCCCACCGCCGCCATGCTCGCCGGGGTGCGGTGGATCTGGGGGGCTGGACGGCGGTGAGCTCTCCCTCTGCTTCTCTGCTTTCCTCGCTGTGAATGGATCTTGCTGACTTGTTTGGGTTTACGCTGAAATTTGACTTTTCAAGGTTTGTGTTTGTGTAATTTCAAACTTTGGCTTCTCAAAAGGAGGCTTGTGTTTGTGTAATT
The sequence above is a segment of the Aegilops tauschii subsp. strangulata cultivar AL8/78 chromosome 6, Aet v6.0, whole genome shotgun sequence genome. Coding sequences within it:
- the LOC109785053 gene encoding uncharacterized protein codes for the protein MAAVGGDAASMVAVGLVWGATNALMRRGALVWDRRSRSLPAGTGAVRRWADLLLTWQYSAPFLANLSASAAFFRLLGDAPISVAVPVTNATTFAATAVAAALLGEATRAAPAALGTALIVLGVWVCIS